In a single window of the Elaeis guineensis isolate ETL-2024a chromosome 8, EG11, whole genome shotgun sequence genome:
- the LOC105050088 gene encoding homeobox protein knotted-1-like 2 isoform X1, protein MAFPNHLSHEMGLPQYSDKHLGEGPVVLRTMNQHGGQHSSSSDAKDGKDLHRLMAEASGKPSLAAGGRGGGGPTWLNSAILRQQGHHYVDGSFLHLQSTSDSSASPAGGAAASSGGGGQWLPRPAILQRSGSDEEVPVSSDSMIAAAISTDAGGSGQQTHGGGELGEGETGLQGPAGGGAVEQVGEGSWQSTRYKAEILSHPLYDQLLSAHVACLRIATPVDQLPRIDAQLAQSQNVVAKYSVLGPGNQMLGDNKELDQFMTHYVLLLCSFKEQLQQHVRVHAMEAVMACWELEQSLQSLTGVSPGEGTGATMSDDDDDQADSETNLFDGSLDGPDSMGFGPLIPTESERSLMERVRQELKHELKQGYKEKIVDIREEILRKRRAGKLPGDTTSALKAWWQAHSKWPYPTEDDKARLVEETGLQLKQINNWFINQRKRNWHSNPSSSISLKSKRKRMTG, encoded by the exons ATGGCGTTCCCCAACCACCTCTCGCACGAGATGGGGCTGCCGCAGTACTCGGACAAGCATTTGGGGGAGGGCCCGGTGGTGCTCAGGACCATGAACCAGCACGGAGGACAgcactcctcctcctccgacgccaAGGACGGCAAGGACCTTCACCGCCTCATGGCCGAGGCCTCCGGGAAGCCGTCGCTCGCCGCCGGAGGCAGGGGAGGAGGGGGGCCGACGTGGCTCAACAGCGCAATTCTCCGGCAGCAGGGCCACCACTACGTGGACGGGAGCTTCCTCCACCTCCAATCCACCTCCGACTCGTCGGCGTCGCCGGCGGGCGGAGCCGCAGCCTCCAGCGGCGGCGGGGGGCAGTGGCTGCCGCGGCCGGCGATCCTGCAGCGGAGCGGGAGCGACGAGGAGGTACCGGTGTCCAGCGACTCCATGATCGCCGCGGCGATCTCCACCGACGCAGGGGGGAGCGGCCAGCAGACCCACGGTGGAGGGGAGCTGGGGGAAGGGGAGACGGGCTTGCAGGGGCCGGCAGGCGGCGGTGCGGTGGAGCAGGTGGGAGAGGGTTCGTGGCAGAGCACGAGGTACAAGGCCGAGATACTGTCGCATCCGCTGTACGACCAGCTGCTGTCGGCACACGTGGCGTGCCTCCGGATCGCGACTCCGGTGGACCAGCTGCCGCGGATCGACGCTCAGCTGGCCCAATCTCAGAACGTGGTGGCCAAGTACTCGGTGCTCGGTCCCGGCAACCAGATGCTCGGAGACAACAAGGAACTCGATCAGTTCATG ACACATTATGTCTTGCTACTCTGCTCCTTCAAAGAACAACTACAGCAGCATGTGCGTGTTCATGCAATGGAAGCAGTGATGGCTTGCTGGGAGCTTGAACAGTCCCTACAAAGCCTCACAG GTGTCTCTCCTGGTGAGGGCACAGGTgctaccatgtctgatgatgatgatgaccagGCAGACAGTGAAACAAATTTATTTGATGGAAGCTTGGATGGACCTGATAGCATGGGATTTGGTCCCCTTATTCCAACAGAGAGTGAAAGGTCCTTGATGGAACGGGTCAGGCAAGAGCTGAAGCATGAACTGAAACAG GGGTACAAAGAGAAAATTGTCGACATAAGGGAGGAGATTCTGCGCAAGCGAAGGGCTGGAAAACTTCCGGGGGATACCACTTCTGCTTTGAAGGCTTGGTGGCAGGCCCACTCTAAGTGGCCATACCCAACA GAGGATGACAAGGCTCGGTTAGTGGAGGAAACAGGACTACAACTAAAGCAGATAAATAACTGGTTCATCAATCAAAGGAAAAGGAACTGGCACAGCAATCCATCATCATCCATTTCTCTGAAAAGTAAGCGCAAAAG GATGACAGGCTGA
- the LOC105050088 gene encoding homeobox protein knotted-1-like 2 isoform X2: protein MAFPNHLSHEMGLPQYSDKHLGEGPVVLRTMNQHGGQHSSSSDAKDGKDLHRLMAEASGKPSLAAGGRGGGGPTWLNSAILRQQGHHYVDGSFLHLQSTSDSSASPAGGAAASSGGGGQWLPRPAILQRSGSDEEVPVSSDSMIAAAISTDAGGSGQQTHGGGELGEGETGLQGPAGGGAVEQVGEGSWQSTRYKAEILSHPLYDQLLSAHVACLRIATPVDQLPRIDAQLAQSQNVVAKYSVLGPGNQMLGDNKELDQFMTHYVLLLCSFKEQLQQHVRVHAMEAVMACWELEQSLQSLTGVSPGEGTGATMSDDDDDQADSETNLFDGSLDGPDSMGFGPLIPTESERSLMERVRQELKHELKQGYKEKIVDIREEILRKRRAGKLPGDTTSALKAWWQAHSKWPYPTEDDKARLVEETGLQLKQINNWFINQRKRNWHSNPSSSISLKSKRKR from the exons ATGGCGTTCCCCAACCACCTCTCGCACGAGATGGGGCTGCCGCAGTACTCGGACAAGCATTTGGGGGAGGGCCCGGTGGTGCTCAGGACCATGAACCAGCACGGAGGACAgcactcctcctcctccgacgccaAGGACGGCAAGGACCTTCACCGCCTCATGGCCGAGGCCTCCGGGAAGCCGTCGCTCGCCGCCGGAGGCAGGGGAGGAGGGGGGCCGACGTGGCTCAACAGCGCAATTCTCCGGCAGCAGGGCCACCACTACGTGGACGGGAGCTTCCTCCACCTCCAATCCACCTCCGACTCGTCGGCGTCGCCGGCGGGCGGAGCCGCAGCCTCCAGCGGCGGCGGGGGGCAGTGGCTGCCGCGGCCGGCGATCCTGCAGCGGAGCGGGAGCGACGAGGAGGTACCGGTGTCCAGCGACTCCATGATCGCCGCGGCGATCTCCACCGACGCAGGGGGGAGCGGCCAGCAGACCCACGGTGGAGGGGAGCTGGGGGAAGGGGAGACGGGCTTGCAGGGGCCGGCAGGCGGCGGTGCGGTGGAGCAGGTGGGAGAGGGTTCGTGGCAGAGCACGAGGTACAAGGCCGAGATACTGTCGCATCCGCTGTACGACCAGCTGCTGTCGGCACACGTGGCGTGCCTCCGGATCGCGACTCCGGTGGACCAGCTGCCGCGGATCGACGCTCAGCTGGCCCAATCTCAGAACGTGGTGGCCAAGTACTCGGTGCTCGGTCCCGGCAACCAGATGCTCGGAGACAACAAGGAACTCGATCAGTTCATG ACACATTATGTCTTGCTACTCTGCTCCTTCAAAGAACAACTACAGCAGCATGTGCGTGTTCATGCAATGGAAGCAGTGATGGCTTGCTGGGAGCTTGAACAGTCCCTACAAAGCCTCACAG GTGTCTCTCCTGGTGAGGGCACAGGTgctaccatgtctgatgatgatgatgaccagGCAGACAGTGAAACAAATTTATTTGATGGAAGCTTGGATGGACCTGATAGCATGGGATTTGGTCCCCTTATTCCAACAGAGAGTGAAAGGTCCTTGATGGAACGGGTCAGGCAAGAGCTGAAGCATGAACTGAAACAG GGGTACAAAGAGAAAATTGTCGACATAAGGGAGGAGATTCTGCGCAAGCGAAGGGCTGGAAAACTTCCGGGGGATACCACTTCTGCTTTGAAGGCTTGGTGGCAGGCCCACTCTAAGTGGCCATACCCAACA GAGGATGACAAGGCTCGGTTAGTGGAGGAAACAGGACTACAACTAAAGCAGATAAATAACTGGTTCATCAATCAAAGGAAAAGGAACTGGCACAGCAATCCATCATCATCCATTTCTCTGAAAAGTAAGCGCAAAAG GTGA